A region from the Geobacter benzoatilyticus genome encodes:
- the ftsX gene encoding permease-like cell division protein FtsX, with protein sequence MSRNKQSIRPTLSGDGIGDKLRYFISRAILNIRQNVLVNVLTIGTITLALLIVSLFLLVFVNLESTADEWSGKIQVTAYFETEPSSQELAAMLARIKAIQGTDKVSYVSKGEAMERFRSRLKGQETLLDGVPADVLPSSIEITLKRQSREDGAMQAYVERLKNIPGIDEVQYGEEWVRRFNTFMNFLRFVGALLGGFLLMAVLFIVSNTIKLTIYARKEELEVMDLVGATRFFIKAPFLIEGILQGAAGAVLALLILVAAYFGFLHSATNFVNFSSSVTGLSFLPAGYVAGIFAGGVILGFLGSLTSLKRFINNPQ encoded by the coding sequence ATGTCCCGAAATAAGCAGTCCATTCGCCCAACATTGTCAGGAGACGGGATAGGGGACAAGCTCCGTTATTTCATTTCCAGGGCTATTCTCAATATCAGGCAGAACGTGCTGGTTAATGTTCTTACCATTGGCACCATAACGCTTGCACTTCTGATAGTTTCACTCTTTCTTCTCGTGTTCGTCAATTTGGAGTCCACTGCCGACGAATGGAGCGGGAAGATTCAGGTCACCGCCTATTTCGAAACGGAGCCATCATCCCAGGAGCTTGCGGCAATGTTGGCCAGGATCAAAGCCATCCAGGGCACGGATAAGGTCTCGTATGTCAGCAAAGGTGAAGCCATGGAGCGGTTCCGCAGCCGTCTGAAGGGGCAGGAGACCCTTCTTGACGGGGTTCCTGCCGATGTGCTTCCCTCATCCATTGAAATAACCTTGAAGCGTCAAAGCCGGGAAGATGGCGCCATGCAAGCCTATGTAGAGCGCCTTAAAAATATTCCAGGCATTGACGAGGTCCAGTATGGAGAAGAATGGGTCAGGCGCTTCAATACCTTTATGAATTTTCTCCGCTTTGTGGGGGCGCTCCTCGGTGGATTCCTTCTCATGGCGGTGCTATTCATTGTGTCAAACACCATCAAGTTGACGATATATGCCAGGAAAGAAGAACTTGAGGTCATGGACCTGGTGGGTGCCACCCGTTTTTTCATAAAGGCGCCATTTCTCATTGAAGGAATTCTGCAGGGAGCGGCCGGTGCGGTTTTGGCCCTGCTCATTCTTGTGGCTGCCTATTTTGGTTTTCTCCATAGCGCGACAAATTTCGTAAACTTTTCTTCTTCTGTGACGGGGCTTTCCTTCCTTCCCGCCGGTTATGTCGCCGGTATTTTCGCAGGCGGAGTAATCCTGGGCTTTCTGGGGAGCCTGACTTCCCTCAAGCGTTTCATAAATAACCCGCAATGA
- a CDS encoding ParA family protein, which produces MGAMQSYPYVITVSSEKGGVGKTTLATNLAIYLKALNEDLPVSIFSFDNHFTVDRMFEIKGQRTAGTVADLLSEAPGKDLIHIGQYGVGYIPSSADLSGNKNAIRNPMELTRLLALSRIPGIIIIDTRPDLDILTQNALFAADRAIIPVKDMPSLENCRNIFALFDQRGLDRRSLTLIPCLVDERIKFDGPFADQKSLLKAYAINRGYRCFETYISKSPKVESLNTNPDGKIYPILTHAKWTEVHSQFAQLAQTVIAEYQGTAEPRSLLFHQWLLTEEDRKKEAFFARLSGLKTECLLCGRPTSGDTDNEGSFYFEVSDGSAAGFFEEECFFRLLMTNIYNLDTSLDEDDPTLLILHDSARESAFAFRPVTNGSGTTVEFHRFDLNGMHLLKKTYPLREFDGGILKRERNKLFSLMADTFGSSVERSPDSFLLVHPVNQDKPEAILKEERYRSFTRLRQSIARQILQAN; this is translated from the coding sequence ATGGGTGCCATGCAGAGTTATCCATACGTTATTACCGTCTCCTCGGAAAAGGGAGGCGTCGGCAAGACAACCCTCGCCACCAACCTGGCAATATACCTTAAAGCACTCAATGAAGATCTGCCGGTATCCATCTTTTCCTTCGACAACCATTTTACCGTGGACCGGATGTTCGAAATCAAGGGACAACGGACCGCGGGCACTGTTGCAGACCTTCTTTCCGAGGCTCCGGGAAAGGACCTGATTCATATAGGCCAGTACGGCGTCGGCTATATACCCTCGTCCGCAGACCTTTCCGGCAACAAGAACGCCATCAGAAACCCGATGGAGCTGACACGGCTTCTGGCCTTATCCCGAATCCCCGGCATCATCATCATCGACACTCGGCCCGACTTGGACATCCTTACCCAAAATGCCCTTTTCGCCGCCGATCGTGCCATCATTCCGGTTAAGGATATGCCCAGCCTGGAGAACTGCCGGAACATCTTCGCCCTTTTTGATCAAAGGGGTCTCGATCGCAGGAGCCTGACCCTTATTCCCTGCCTTGTGGACGAACGAATCAAGTTTGACGGCCCTTTTGCCGACCAGAAGTCCCTTTTGAAAGCTTACGCCATCAACCGCGGCTATCGCTGCTTTGAAACCTATATATCGAAAAGCCCCAAGGTGGAGAGCCTCAACACGAACCCGGACGGGAAAATCTACCCCATCCTTACCCATGCCAAGTGGACAGAAGTCCACAGTCAATTTGCACAGCTTGCCCAGACGGTAATTGCGGAATACCAAGGGACTGCCGAACCCCGCTCCCTCCTTTTCCATCAATGGCTTTTGACTGAAGAAGATCGAAAGAAAGAGGCTTTCTTCGCCCGTCTCTCGGGGCTTAAAACGGAATGCCTCCTCTGTGGGCGCCCTACTTCGGGGGACACCGACAACGAAGGTTCCTTCTACTTTGAAGTTTCAGACGGAAGCGCCGCAGGCTTTTTCGAAGAGGAGTGTTTTTTCCGGCTTCTGATGACCAACATCTACAATCTGGATACGAGCCTTGACGAAGACGACCCCACGCTCCTCATTTTGCACGATTCAGCCCGGGAATCGGCATTTGCATTCCGGCCGGTGACGAACGGCAGCGGTACCACGGTAGAGTTCCACCGCTTTGACCTGAACGGAATGCATCTCCTGAAGAAAACCTATCCTTTGCGTGAATTCGATGGGGGGATACTTAAGCGTGAAAGGAACAAACTGTTCTCATTGATGGCGGACACTTTTGGCAGTAGCGTAGAGCGCTCACCCGACAGCTTTTTGCTCGTTCATCCGGTTAATCAGGACAAACCGGAGGCCATACTTAAAGAAGAGCGTTACCGTAGTTTCACCCGACTGCGGCAGAGCATTGCCCGGCAGATTCTGCAAGCCAACTGA
- the purN gene encoding phosphoribosylglycinamide formyltransferase, giving the protein MTELLKIGVLVSGNGSNLQAIIDRIEDGTLQAKVVCVISNKADAFALERAKRHGIPTHILDHRAHASREAYDVALVDLLRSHGVRLVVLAGFMRIVTRVILEAFPNAVMNIHPALLPAFPGLHAQKQALTYGVKVSGCTVHLVDEGTDTGPIIMQATVPVHDDDSEDSLSARIQKEEHRAYPEAIRLFAERRLTINGRKVIIEPSY; this is encoded by the coding sequence ATGACTGAACTACTCAAAATCGGCGTTCTCGTTTCAGGAAACGGATCCAACCTCCAGGCCATCATTGATCGCATAGAGGACGGCACCCTACAGGCAAAAGTGGTCTGCGTCATCAGCAATAAAGCTGATGCCTTTGCCCTGGAACGAGCGAAACGCCACGGCATCCCCACCCATATACTCGATCATCGTGCCCACGCCAGTCGCGAAGCATACGATGTCGCCCTTGTGGATCTTCTTCGCTCCCACGGGGTTCGGCTTGTGGTTCTGGCCGGTTTCATGCGAATCGTCACTCGGGTCATTCTTGAGGCTTTCCCTAATGCGGTTATGAACATTCATCCGGCGCTCCTCCCTGCTTTTCCCGGCCTCCACGCCCAAAAACAGGCGTTGACATACGGTGTTAAAGTCTCGGGATGCACCGTACACCTTGTAGATGAAGGAACCGATACCGGCCCGATTATCATGCAGGCCACCGTCCCCGTACATGACGACGATTCCGAGGATTCACTCTCTGCCCGCATCCAAAAGGAAGAGCATCGGGCTTATCCCGAAGCCATTCGGCTTTTTGCAGAAAGGCGCCTCACCATTAATGGCCGGAAAGTAATCATCGAGCCGTCGTACTGA
- a CDS encoding type IV pilin protein — protein MFKRLLQNRKAFTLVELMIVVTIIGILATIAVPSYKWSLIKAREAVLRENLYSIRSGIDQFFADQGKYPDTLDELVDKKYLHGLPRDPFTMKSDTWVTVSPPEPTDEAESGKGETGNVYDVHSGSDFVGTDGKPYNEW, from the coding sequence ATATTCAAACGACTGCTGCAAAACCGGAAAGCTTTCACGCTTGTAGAGCTGATGATTGTGGTGACCATCATAGGCATCCTTGCAACCATAGCCGTGCCGAGTTACAAATGGAGCCTCATCAAAGCGCGGGAAGCGGTGCTGAGGGAAAACCTTTATAGTATACGCAGCGGCATCGATCAATTTTTTGCTGACCAGGGAAAATATCCCGATACGCTTGACGAGCTCGTTGATAAGAAATACCTCCATGGTCTCCCCCGCGACCCTTTCACCATGAAATCGGATACCTGGGTTACGGTTTCGCCTCCGGAGCCCACTGATGAGGCTGAGTCAGGGAAGGGGGAAACCGGCAATGTGTACGACGTTCACAGCGGCTCCGACTTTGTCGGCACAGATGGGAAACCATACAACGAATGGTAG
- a CDS encoding AfsR/SARP family transcriptional regulator produces MIGQDAGGSERISIITFGGLSLYHLNSPITIMWESQKARILFCYLLISYDQWLHRDKLIDMLWPGCDPVAGAKNFKTTLSRLRKSFSGPRSINPIMTLGEAIRLDFGIFSLDSSQFKNYAQTGIKMLARGDIAAARRYLEAAQDLFAGAFLPEEPFDNYICAERNELERLQHSVLSSLQRVYQLEGNDDAVKAISFLKAVQTNS; encoded by the coding sequence ATGATTGGTCAAGATGCCGGAGGTTCCGAGCGGATCTCGATAATAACGTTCGGGGGGCTGTCGCTTTACCATCTCAATTCTCCGATTACCATCATGTGGGAAAGTCAGAAGGCAAGGATATTGTTCTGCTATCTGCTCATATCCTATGACCAGTGGCTCCACCGCGACAAGCTCATCGACATGCTGTGGCCCGGGTGCGACCCGGTCGCCGGCGCCAAAAATTTCAAGACCACTTTGAGCCGGTTGCGCAAATCGTTTTCCGGCCCCCGCAGCATCAACCCGATCATGACCTTGGGAGAAGCTATTCGCCTCGATTTCGGCATTTTTTCACTCGATTCCAGTCAGTTTAAAAATTATGCGCAGACAGGAATAAAAATGCTTGCTCGTGGTGATATCGCCGCCGCCAGAAGATATCTTGAAGCTGCCCAGGATCTTTTTGCCGGGGCATTTCTTCCGGAAGAGCCTTTTGATAACTATATCTGCGCCGAGCGCAACGAACTTGAAAGGCTCCAACATTCTGTCCTCAGTTCCCTCCAGAGAGTTTATCAGCTTGAAGGCAACGACGATGCCGTCAAAGCTATTTCTTTTCTAAAAGCTGTCCAAACCAACAGCTGA
- a CDS encoding S41 family peptidase — MFGSTKWKKIALATVALFTVFAVGGLVVQNRCAAEGGNDYESIELFTDVLAIVKKSYVEEVDTKKLIYGAINGMLASLDPHSSFMPPDMYKEMKIDTKGSFGGLGIEITIKDGILTVISPIEDTPAFRVGIKAGDQILKIDDRFTKDMGIMDAVKMMRGPKGSKVNLTIVREGFDKPKEFTIVRDIIQVKSVRFMTLDDGYGYVRIAQFQEKTDSDLVKALKTLKDENGGSLKGLVLDLRNDPGGLLDQAVKVADHFVEDGLIVYTEGREKDSRMQFSARKSGTEPVYPMVILINGGSASASEIVAGALQDHKRAVVMGTQSFGKGSVQTIIPLTDDSGLRLTTARYFTPNGRSIQAKGITPDILVERAEIQSAEKKDGHIREKDLENHFESGEKAGEADKKTEKEKTPPIKTDEQLKGDYQVLRALDLLKGWEILKTMNKSK; from the coding sequence ATGTTCGGATCCACGAAATGGAAAAAGATAGCCCTTGCAACTGTAGCCCTGTTCACGGTGTTTGCCGTTGGCGGGTTGGTTGTTCAGAATCGATGTGCTGCCGAGGGGGGTAACGATTACGAATCAATCGAGTTGTTTACCGATGTGCTCGCCATCGTGAAAAAGAGCTATGTCGAAGAGGTTGATACCAAGAAGCTCATTTATGGCGCCATTAACGGCATGTTGGCGTCCCTTGATCCTCACAGTTCTTTCATGCCTCCCGATATGTACAAGGAGATGAAGATCGACACCAAGGGCTCCTTCGGCGGCCTCGGCATAGAAATTACCATCAAGGATGGCATCCTGACGGTTATTTCCCCCATTGAGGATACACCTGCTTTCCGCGTCGGAATCAAGGCCGGTGACCAGATTCTCAAGATAGATGATCGCTTCACCAAGGACATGGGGATAATGGACGCGGTCAAGATGATGCGGGGTCCAAAGGGGAGCAAGGTTAACCTTACTATTGTAAGAGAAGGGTTCGACAAGCCGAAAGAGTTCACCATCGTCCGTGATATCATCCAGGTTAAGAGTGTTCGTTTCATGACCTTGGATGATGGTTACGGTTACGTGAGGATTGCCCAGTTCCAGGAAAAAACCGACAGCGATCTGGTGAAAGCCCTTAAGACGCTCAAGGATGAAAACGGTGGGTCTTTGAAAGGTCTGGTCCTTGATCTCCGCAATGATCCCGGCGGACTTCTCGACCAGGCGGTGAAGGTTGCCGACCATTTTGTCGAAGATGGGCTGATTGTCTACACCGAAGGCCGCGAGAAGGACTCCAGGATGCAGTTCAGTGCCCGCAAAAGCGGAACCGAACCGGTTTATCCGATGGTTATTCTCATAAACGGTGGTAGTGCAAGCGCGTCCGAGATTGTGGCCGGTGCCCTTCAGGACCACAAACGTGCGGTTGTTATGGGAACCCAGAGTTTTGGCAAAGGGTCGGTACAGACCATTATCCCTCTGACCGACGATTCAGGGTTGCGACTCACCACGGCCCGTTACTTTACGCCGAACGGCCGCTCCATCCAGGCCAAGGGGATAACGCCTGACATTCTTGTGGAGCGCGCCGAGATACAATCTGCCGAGAAAAAGGATGGTCATATCAGGGAAAAAGATCTTGAAAACCATTTCGAGTCCGGCGAAAAAGCTGGAGAGGCAGATAAAAAGACGGAGAAAGAAAAGACCCCCCCCATAAAAACGGATGAACAGCTGAAGGGGGATTATCAAGTATTGCGCGCCCTGGATCTGCTTAAAGGATGGGAAATCCTTAAAACGATGAATAAATCGAAATAA
- a CDS encoding cytochrome c7, with the protein MKMIIYLLIFSMFTTSVAMAADTIVFPSKSGNITFNHKRHIDFLRNCKNCHEKAPGKIVNFGKDYAHKTCKGCHEIRGTGPTRCGHCHVK; encoded by the coding sequence ATGAAAATGATCATTTATCTGCTGATTTTTTCGATGTTTACAACTTCAGTTGCCATGGCTGCGGATACCATAGTTTTCCCGTCAAAAAGTGGCAACATAACGTTCAACCACAAACGTCACATCGACTTTCTCAGGAACTGCAAAAATTGTCACGAGAAAGCACCAGGCAAAATAGTCAATTTCGGCAAGGATTACGCCCATAAAACCTGCAAGGGGTGCCATGAAATAAGAGGGACCGGACCAACCCGCTGTGGGCACTGCCATGTGAAATAG
- a CDS encoding murein hydrolase activator EnvC family protein: MKHLPCIFVIVLGLFIAAASGADVRDQLRGVKKEIKEKKQLLNKTAKVEQKVSGELVVIDKTLKQKEAQFASLARELSGVERSISKTENDIASVKDEVEQKRREIERRLVSVYKAGEIGNMRIFYSSESFPQMVENLRYMKSVIENDRRLFNDYNKKIAELSKLKAALETDATRKERLKIGIEQKKQEIEGEKNKKAAYLVKVRQDKQAHLASLRELQANAGRLQAMVRKLEAISRKSYTSRAGKTTARGKDAPLPPVSGKGFGAQRGRLSLPVRGQVVSGFGRHKHPEFNSYTVSNGISISAPSGADIKAVYEGKVIFASYFKGYGNMVIVDHGDGFFSLYAHASRIAKRVGAEVSRNETIASVGDVDSPRGDMLYFEIRYQGRPVDPASWCR; this comes from the coding sequence ATGAAGCATTTACCTTGCATATTCGTCATAGTTCTGGGGCTCTTTATCGCGGCAGCTTCCGGCGCCGACGTGCGTGACCAGCTGCGGGGGGTCAAGAAGGAGATTAAGGAGAAGAAACAGCTTCTTAATAAGACTGCCAAGGTAGAGCAAAAAGTCTCGGGCGAGTTGGTGGTGATCGACAAAACCCTCAAGCAAAAGGAGGCACAATTTGCTTCCCTGGCCAGGGAGTTGAGTGGCGTCGAGCGTTCTATTTCCAAGACCGAGAATGATATAGCATCCGTCAAGGATGAAGTGGAACAAAAGCGCCGGGAAATAGAGCGTCGTCTCGTTTCGGTATATAAGGCCGGAGAGATAGGCAATATGCGGATATTCTACTCTTCCGAGTCGTTTCCCCAGATGGTGGAAAACCTTCGCTATATGAAGTCGGTAATTGAGAATGACAGAAGGCTCTTTAATGATTACAACAAGAAAATAGCCGAACTTTCAAAGCTTAAGGCCGCACTTGAAACCGATGCCACCCGAAAGGAACGCCTGAAAATCGGTATCGAGCAGAAAAAGCAGGAGATTGAGGGAGAAAAGAACAAGAAAGCCGCATATCTGGTCAAAGTGCGTCAGGACAAACAGGCACATCTGGCGTCGTTGCGAGAGCTCCAGGCCAATGCCGGCAGGCTTCAGGCCATGGTGCGAAAGCTTGAAGCGATAAGCAGAAAGAGTTATACTTCACGGGCTGGCAAAACTACCGCTAGAGGTAAAGATGCACCCCTTCCGCCGGTCTCCGGCAAGGGTTTCGGAGCTCAACGGGGCAGGCTTTCACTTCCTGTCCGCGGCCAAGTCGTGAGCGGATTCGGCCGTCATAAGCATCCGGAGTTCAATTCCTACACCGTCAGTAACGGCATATCCATATCAGCTCCGTCTGGAGCCGACATCAAGGCCGTTTACGAGGGAAAAGTAATTTTTGCCAGCTATTTCAAAGGTTACGGCAATATGGTGATTGTTGACCATGGCGACGGGTTCTTCAGTCTTTACGCCCATGCCTCGCGGATAGCAAAAAGGGTTGGAGCTGAAGTTTCAAGGAATGAGACCATTGCCAGTGTGGGGGATGTGGATTCTCCCCGGGGAGATATGCTCTATTTTGAGATACGCTACCAGGGCAGGCCGGTTGACCCGGCATCCTGGTGTAGATAG
- a CDS encoding divergent polysaccharide deacetylase family protein: protein MATSRNGKIRVNRKKGGRNLRPVIVFLIIAILIIASVFLADSLFEQKQLQRKPYVPSAAERHKLPPRQKNQPNLVVHEDYTATVVPYHEEERPVRSRPRGSGNLAIIIDDMGKGMQEARSIIDIGVPVTFAIIPGLPKVRQVVQEAQRRGIETILHIPMEPKGYPERRLEDNGLLLSYSSEEISARVNGYLREIPQAVGANNHMGSAFTENRDKMAVVLGVLRGKGLFFIDSKTSAISTGETVAREMGMRSASRSVFLDNIQDVGYISKQVRQAAAIARKRGGAIAICHPHPATIQALALELPKLRDEGITFVPVSSLVR, encoded by the coding sequence GTGGCAACATCACGAAACGGCAAAATCAGGGTAAACAGGAAAAAGGGCGGACGAAATTTGCGTCCGGTCATTGTTTTTCTGATTATCGCGATATTGATCATTGCGTCGGTGTTTCTTGCTGACAGCCTTTTTGAACAAAAACAGCTTCAGAGAAAACCGTATGTACCGAGTGCCGCAGAAAGGCACAAGCTTCCGCCCCGGCAAAAGAACCAACCGAACCTGGTCGTTCACGAGGACTATACGGCGACTGTCGTTCCCTATCATGAGGAAGAGCGTCCTGTCCGTTCACGTCCGCGTGGTTCCGGAAACCTTGCCATTATCATTGACGATATGGGGAAGGGGATGCAGGAAGCCCGTTCAATTATCGACATCGGCGTGCCCGTGACATTTGCAATCATCCCCGGACTTCCGAAGGTGCGCCAGGTTGTCCAGGAGGCACAGCGCCGGGGAATAGAGACGATACTCCATATTCCCATGGAGCCCAAGGGATACCCTGAGCGACGTCTTGAGGACAATGGACTGCTGCTTTCCTATTCCAGCGAGGAGATTTCTGCGCGGGTAAACGGCTATCTGAGGGAAATTCCCCAGGCGGTTGGGGCAAATAATCACATGGGCTCGGCTTTTACCGAAAACCGGGACAAGATGGCGGTGGTGCTTGGGGTTTTAAGAGGTAAGGGGCTGTTCTTTATCGACAGCAAGACGTCGGCAATATCGACTGGAGAGACAGTGGCGCGCGAAATGGGGATGAGGAGCGCGTCACGGTCTGTTTTTCTCGATAATATCCAGGACGTGGGGTATATCTCAAAGCAGGTTCGGCAGGCGGCGGCCATTGCCCGTAAACGGGGGGGGGCTATTGCCATCTGTCATCCGCATCCGGCAACAATACAGGCTCTAGCTCTGGAATTGCCGAAACTGCGGGACGAGGGTATCACCTTTGTCCCTGTGTCATCCCTTGTACGCTGA
- the ftsE gene encoding cell division ATP-binding protein FtsE: MIQFHNVFMSYQRDAAALNDVSIKVPKGDFVFVTGPSGAGKSTLMKLVYAALVPNRGQVLVDGQNITRLTRTQIPYLRRTIGVVFQDFKLLPNRTVLENVAITLEVLGWNKRDIGKKVYHVLKQMGIEHKINATPLRLSGGEQQRVALARALVNDPKILLADEPTGNLDDENKEQILSIFREANIRGTTVVVATHDRRVIDNSHKRVIVLEKGRVAEDTDVPK; encoded by the coding sequence ATGATTCAGTTCCATAATGTTTTCATGTCGTATCAACGGGATGCGGCAGCACTGAATGATGTAAGCATAAAAGTCCCCAAAGGGGACTTTGTTTTTGTGACGGGACCTTCCGGTGCGGGGAAATCGACCCTGATGAAACTTGTCTATGCCGCCCTGGTCCCCAACCGGGGGCAGGTTCTGGTCGATGGGCAGAACATAACCCGGTTGACCAGGACCCAGATTCCCTATCTCCGCCGTACTATCGGCGTAGTTTTTCAGGATTTCAAGCTGCTTCCCAATCGCACGGTACTGGAGAATGTTGCCATTACGCTTGAAGTATTGGGATGGAATAAGCGCGATATCGGCAAGAAGGTCTATCACGTGCTTAAACAGATGGGAATTGAACATAAAATAAACGCCACCCCGTTACGGCTTTCCGGCGGCGAGCAACAACGGGTTGCCCTTGCCCGGGCGCTGGTTAACGACCCGAAGATTCTCCTTGCCGACGAACCGACCGGGAATCTGGATGACGAGAACAAGGAGCAGATTCTTTCAATTTTCCGTGAAGCCAATATCCGCGGTACTACGGTTGTTGTTGCGACCCATGACCGGCGTGTTATCGATAACAGCCATAAAAGGGTTATAGTCCTTGAAAAAGGTCGCGTTGCGGAGGATACCGATGTCCCGAAATAA
- the xseA gene encoding exodeoxyribonuclease VII large subunit — protein MELFSEKRILSVSRLTTLIRGVLEDNFEHVWVEGEVSNLVMPASGHLYFTLKDAGAQIRCVMFRASARALKFRPRDGMGLIVRGRITLYEQRGDYQLLVEYLEPQGMGALQLAFIQLKEKLAKEGLFAEERKRSIPSLPQRIGVVTSATGAAIHDILTVLNRRFANVEILLRPVKVQGEGAAEDIVEAINDLNSYGDVDVMIVGRGGGSLEDLWAFNEEKVARAIARSRIPVISAVGHEVDFTIADFVADLRAPTPSAAAELVVKSKEELASRVEFLRHRLLQRMHRTLAEAGGELESLGRALRDPTMLLGHLAQRVDDLSVRLERSIAGSVKYQAIAVESLKNNLRLRNPSLAVERTRELVIALNSRSEISLRRHLDRSREVAAVLMARLETLSPLGTLARGYSITLKLPNRSVVRASSQLNPNDSLELLLYKGRALCRVESISDDMP, from the coding sequence GTGGAGCTTTTTTCCGAAAAGCGGATTCTTTCTGTTTCCAGGCTTACCACGCTCATCAGGGGCGTGCTTGAAGACAATTTTGAGCATGTTTGGGTGGAGGGAGAAGTTTCCAACCTCGTCATGCCCGCTTCCGGTCATCTCTACTTTACTTTGAAGGATGCCGGAGCTCAGATCCGGTGCGTCATGTTCCGCGCATCGGCCCGGGCGCTGAAATTTCGTCCGAGGGACGGGATGGGGTTGATCGTCCGGGGGAGAATCACGCTTTATGAACAGCGCGGCGATTATCAGTTGCTCGTAGAATACCTCGAGCCTCAGGGAATGGGAGCCCTGCAGCTTGCGTTTATCCAGCTCAAGGAGAAGCTCGCCAAGGAAGGGCTCTTTGCAGAGGAACGCAAGCGGTCGATACCATCGCTCCCCCAACGTATCGGGGTTGTCACATCGGCCACGGGAGCAGCAATCCACGATATCCTGACGGTTCTTAACCGCAGGTTCGCCAATGTGGAAATTCTCTTGAGACCCGTGAAGGTACAGGGTGAGGGGGCTGCTGAAGACATAGTCGAGGCTATCAATGATTTAAACAGCTACGGTGACGTTGATGTGATGATTGTCGGGCGGGGAGGTGGGTCGCTGGAAGACCTGTGGGCTTTCAATGAGGAGAAGGTGGCCCGTGCAATCGCACGATCTCGCATACCGGTCATCTCTGCCGTAGGACATGAGGTTGACTTCACCATTGCAGACTTTGTTGCCGATCTGCGGGCACCGACCCCTTCAGCGGCGGCAGAACTCGTAGTGAAGAGCAAGGAGGAGCTGGCATCTCGGGTCGAGTTTCTACGGCATAGGTTGCTGCAGCGAATGCATCGCACATTGGCAGAGGCCGGCGGTGAACTTGAGTCTCTTGGTCGCGCCCTTCGCGATCCGACCATGCTCCTTGGCCACTTGGCACAACGGGTTGATGATCTGTCTGTACGACTTGAGCGTTCGATTGCAGGATCTGTAAAATATCAGGCTATTGCGGTTGAATCTTTAAAGAATAACTTGAGGTTGAGAAACCCGTCTCTCGCTGTGGAGCGGACACGGGAATTGGTTATTGCCTTGAACAGTCGAAGCGAGATTTCCCTGCGCCGCCACCTAGACCGTTCTCGCGAGGTGGCAGCGGTGCTCATGGCAAGACTTGAAACTCTCTCCCCTTTGGGCACCTTGGCGCGGGGCTACAGCATTACCTTGAAACTTCCAAACCGATCCGTTGTCAGGGCAAGTAGTCAGCTTAATCCCAACGACAGTCTCGAGCTTCTCTTATATAAGGGGCGGGCACTGTGCCGAGTGGAGTCCATTAGTGACGATATGCCCTGA